One Fuscovulum ytuae DNA segment encodes these proteins:
- a CDS encoding nickel-dependent hydrogenase large subunit — translation MGNQTPNGFNLDTAGKRIVVDPVTRIEGHMRCEVNVNDDGIITNAVSTGTMWRGLEVILKGRDPRDAWAFTERICGVCTGTHALTSVRAVEDALGITIPDNANSIRNIMQLNLQIHDHIVHFYHLHALDWVNPVNALRADPKATSELQQAVSPSHPLSSPGYFRDVQNRLKKFVESGQLGLFKNGYWDNPAYLLPPEADLMATTHYLEALDLQKDIVKVHTIFGGKNPHPNWLVGGVPCPINVHSTGAVGAINMERLNLVSSIIDRCIEFNNNVYIPDVIAIGGFYKNWLYGGGLSSKSVLAYGDIPEHANDFTAAQLHLPRGAIINGNLNEVQDVDVRDPEQIQEFVDHSWYQYGEPGKGLHPWDGVTEPKFELGAATKGSRTNIENIDEAAKYSWIKAPRWKGHAMEVGPLARYIVGYAGGHEDIKNQVEGLLRTMDLPVTALFSTLGRTAARALESEYCGRLQKHFFDKLVQNIKNGDESTANVAKWDPSTWPKEAKGVGMTEAPRGALGHWVKVKDGRIENYQCVVPTTWNGSPRDSAGNIGAFEASLLETKMERPEEPVEILRTLHSFDPCLACSTHVMSPDGQELTSVKVR, via the coding sequence ATGGGAAACCAGACGCCGAACGGGTTCAACCTTGATACAGCGGGCAAGCGCATCGTCGTCGATCCGGTCACGCGGATCGAAGGGCACATGCGCTGCGAGGTAAATGTCAATGATGACGGCATTATCACGAACGCCGTCAGCACCGGCACCATGTGGCGTGGGCTAGAGGTCATCCTGAAGGGCCGCGATCCACGCGACGCATGGGCCTTCACGGAACGGATATGCGGGGTCTGCACGGGGACGCACGCCCTTACCTCTGTCCGGGCGGTTGAGGATGCGTTGGGGATCACCATCCCCGACAACGCCAATTCCATCCGCAACATCATGCAGTTGAACCTGCAGATCCATGATCACATCGTGCATTTCTACCACCTGCACGCGCTGGATTGGGTCAACCCTGTGAACGCGCTCCGCGCTGATCCCAAGGCCACTAGCGAATTGCAGCAGGCCGTGTCGCCCAGCCATCCGTTGTCATCGCCCGGCTACTTCCGTGACGTGCAGAACCGGTTGAAGAAATTCGTGGAGAGCGGTCAGCTTGGTTTGTTCAAGAACGGCTATTGGGACAACCCTGCCTATCTCTTGCCGCCCGAAGCGGACTTGATGGCCACGACCCATTATCTTGAGGCGCTGGACCTGCAGAAGGACATTGTGAAGGTCCACACCATCTTTGGCGGTAAGAACCCGCATCCGAACTGGCTTGTTGGTGGTGTGCCCTGCCCGATCAACGTCCATTCCACGGGCGCAGTTGGCGCCATCAATATGGAGCGGTTGAACCTCGTCAGTTCCATCATCGACCGCTGCATCGAGTTCAACAACAACGTCTATATCCCCGACGTGATCGCTATCGGCGGATTCTACAAGAACTGGCTTTACGGTGGCGGTCTGTCATCGAAATCGGTGCTGGCCTATGGCGATATCCCTGAACATGCCAATGACTTCACGGCGGCGCAATTGCACCTGCCGCGCGGCGCGATCATCAACGGCAACCTGAACGAGGTGCAGGATGTGGATGTCCGCGATCCTGAACAGATTCAGGAATTCGTGGATCATTCCTGGTATCAGTATGGCGAACCCGGCAAGGGCCTGCATCCGTGGGATGGTGTGACAGAGCCGAAGTTCGAACTGGGTGCCGCGACCAAGGGCAGCCGGACGAATATCGAAAACATCGACGAGGCAGCGAAGTATTCTTGGATCAAGGCGCCACGCTGGAAGGGCCATGCGATGGAAGTGGGGCCGCTGGCCCGTTACATCGTGGGCTATGCCGGTGGGCATGAGGACATCAAGAACCAGGTCGAAGGCCTGCTGCGGACGATGGACCTGCCGGTGACGGCGCTCTTCTCCACACTTGGCCGGACCGCCGCGCGGGCGCTTGAATCCGAATATTGCGGGCGCTTGCAGAAGCACTTCTTCGACAAGCTGGTGCAGAACATCAAGAATGGCGATGAAAGCACTGCCAATGTCGCCAAATGGGACCCCTCGACCTGGCCGAAAGAGGCAAAGGGCGTGGGCATGACCGAAGCCCCGCGCGGCGCGCTGGGGCATTGGGTCAAGGTGAAGGACGGGCGCATCGAGAATTACCAATGTGTCGTACCCACCACTTGGAACGGCAGCCCGCGCGACAGCGCCGGCAATATCGGGGCTTTTGAGGCCAGCCTTCTGGAAACCAAGATGGAACGGCCGGAGGAACCGGTCGAAATCCTGCGCACGTTGCACAGCTTCGACCCCTGCCTTGCCTGTTCCACCCATGTCATGTCGCCCGATGGTCAGGAACTGACCTCGGTCAAGGTTCGCTGA
- the cybH gene encoding Ni/Fe-hydrogenase, b-type cytochrome subunit has protein sequence MPDTTLPVDDVVVRPDPITSPAYEAARLTGDATLEDLESIRKRTSVYVYEAPVRMWHWINAACILVLIISGYFIGAPLPSMQIGEATDQFVMGYIRFAHFAAAMILTVAFAGRIYWALMGNHHARQLFYVPVWKARWWREMFFELRWYAFLEREPKKYIGHNPLAQLAMFFFMTLGLTFMIVTGWALYAEGAGQGSLPDTVFGWVLGLVQNSQRLHTLHHLGMWAIVIFTMIHIYAAIREDIMSRQSMVSTMISGHRTFKDDRPE, from the coding sequence ATGCCTGACACAACCCTTCCCGTCGATGACGTGGTGGTTCGCCCAGACCCCATAACCTCACCCGCCTATGAGGCGGCACGGCTGACCGGCGATGCGACGCTGGAAGATCTGGAAAGCATCCGCAAACGCACCTCGGTCTATGTCTACGAGGCGCCGGTCCGGATGTGGCACTGGATCAACGCGGCCTGCATCCTTGTGTTGATCATTTCGGGCTATTTCATCGGGGCACCCCTGCCATCGATGCAGATCGGAGAGGCGACGGATCAATTCGTCATGGGCTATATCCGCTTTGCGCATTTCGCGGCGGCGATGATCCTGACCGTGGCCTTTGCGGGCCGCATCTACTGGGCGCTGATGGGCAACCATCATGCACGGCAGCTGTTCTATGTGCCGGTGTGGAAGGCCCGCTGGTGGCGCGAGATGTTCTTCGAGCTGCGCTGGTACGCCTTTCTGGAACGCGAGCCGAAGAAGTACATCGGTCATAACCCGCTGGCCCAGCTTGCCATGTTCTTCTTCATGACGCTTGGCCTGACCTTCATGATCGTCACCGGCTGGGCGCTTTATGCCGAAGGGGCGGGGCAGGGGTCCTTGCCCGATACGGTCTTTGGCTGGGTGCTGGGATTGGTGCAGAACAGCCAGAGGCTGCACACGCTGCACCATCTGGGGATGTGGGCCATCGTCATCTTCACGATGATCCATATCTACGCCGCGATCCGCGAAGATATCATGTCGCGGCAAAGCATGGTTTCGACCATGATCTCTGGCCATCGAACGTTCAAGGACGACCGGCCCGAATGA
- the hypB gene encoding hydrogenase nickel incorporation protein HypB, with the protein MCTVCGCSDTVTADGKVLEFAGGHSHPHDHLHHGHDHDHDHSHDHGHHHHYGMGAAGVSVPGMTQARLIEVETSILAKNDAYAMANRRVLKALGALAVNLVSSPGSGKTTLLCETIRRLGDAPLAVIEGDQQTSADADRIRATGATAIQINTGKGCHLDAHMVGHAMDDLALKPGAFLFIENVGNLVCPAAFDLGEDAKIAILSVTEGEDKPLKYPDMFTAAKVAILNKIDLAPHCGSDIAAYEANLRRVNPAITILKLSARTGEGMEGWLRWLTHSRTAKVL; encoded by the coding sequence ATGTGTACGGTATGCGGCTGTTCCGATACGGTGACGGCGGATGGCAAGGTTCTGGAATTCGCGGGCGGGCATTCCCATCCGCATGACCATCTTCACCATGGCCACGATCACGATCACGATCATTCCCATGACCATGGACATCATCACCACTACGGGATGGGTGCTGCGGGCGTGTCGGTCCCCGGTATGACGCAAGCACGACTGATCGAGGTGGAAACCTCGATCCTTGCCAAGAACGACGCCTATGCCATGGCCAATCGCCGCGTTCTGAAGGCGCTTGGCGCTTTGGCGGTGAACCTTGTCTCTTCACCGGGGTCGGGCAAGACCACGCTTCTGTGCGAGACGATCCGTCGGCTGGGTGACGCCCCCTTGGCCGTGATCGAAGGTGATCAGCAAACCAGCGCAGATGCCGACCGCATTCGTGCGACGGGGGCGACCGCGATCCAGATCAACACCGGGAAGGGCTGCCATCTGGATGCGCATATGGTGGGGCATGCTATGGATGATTTGGCCCTAAAGCCGGGGGCATTCCTCTTCATCGAAAACGTGGGTAATCTTGTTTGCCCTGCCGCATTCGACCTTGGCGAAGACGCGAAAATCGCGATCCTGAGCGTGACAGAGGGCGAAGATAAACCCCTGAAATATCCCGACATGTTCACCGCCGCCAAAGTGGCAATCCTGAACAAGATCGACCTTGCGCCGCATTGCGGATCGGACATCGCGGCCTATGAGGCGAACCTACGCCGCGTGAATCCGGCGATCACGATCCTTAAGCTTTCGGCCCGTACGGGCGAAGGGATGGAGGGTTGGCTTCGCTGGCTGACCCATAGCCGGACGGCCAAGGTGCTGTGA
- a CDS encoding HypC/HybG/HupF family hydrogenase formation chaperone: protein MCLGIPGRITAITDEGRMMAMADVSGVRREVSVACVAGADLSALVGQWALIHVGFAMAIIDEDEAEKTLQALRDLGEAQETLEMMRASDLALEGRS from the coding sequence ATGTGTCTGGGTATTCCGGGGCGGATCACCGCAATCACGGATGAAGGGCGGATGATGGCGATGGCCGATGTGTCAGGCGTCCGGCGCGAGGTATCGGTCGCCTGCGTGGCGGGCGCAGACCTGTCGGCGCTGGTGGGCCAATGGGCGCTGATCCATGTCGGTTTCGCCATGGCGATCATCGACGAGGACGAGGCGGAGAAAACGCTTCAAGCCCTGCGCGATCTGGGCGAAGCGCAGGAAACGCTTGAGATGATGCGCGCGAGCGATCTGGCGCTGGAGGGACGGTCATGA
- a CDS encoding HypC/HybG/HupF family hydrogenase formation chaperone, which produces MCLGVPMLLLGRDGIAGLARDGEATELVDLSLTPDADAGDWVLVFLGAAREVLTEFEALATRRALDGLRALMSGGDLGDAFHDLDSRTPTLPPHLQAALDAGHAKG; this is translated from the coding sequence ATGTGCCTAGGAGTTCCGATGCTGCTTCTGGGTCGTGACGGTATCGCGGGTCTGGCCCGTGATGGCGAGGCGACGGAACTTGTCGATCTCTCCCTGACACCAGATGCCGATGCGGGCGACTGGGTGCTTGTTTTTCTTGGTGCAGCGCGTGAAGTGCTCACCGAATTCGAAGCGCTCGCCACGCGCCGTGCGCTGGATGGTCTTCGCGCCCTCATGTCGGGCGGTGATCTGGGCGACGCCTTCCATGATCTGGATAGCCGGACCCCGACCCTTCCTCCCCATCTTCAAGCCGCGCTGGACGCGGGACATGCGAAAGGCTGA
- the hypA gene encoding hydrogenase maturation nickel metallochaperone HypA, which produces MHEMSLAEGIRSVIEDQARAHGFARVTVVRLEIGRFAGVEKPALDFAFDVVMRGSPAEGARLEMIDLPGRALCYDCEKTVEIADRLAPCPLCGGGRLMPDGGDEMRIKDMEVA; this is translated from the coding sequence ATGCATGAAATGTCGCTTGCCGAGGGCATCCGCAGCGTGATCGAGGATCAAGCCCGCGCACATGGCTTTGCCCGCGTGACGGTGGTCCGACTGGAGATTGGCCGCTTTGCCGGGGTGGAAAAACCCGCACTGGATTTTGCCTTCGACGTGGTCATGCGCGGCAGCCCCGCCGAAGGCGCGCGGCTTGAGATGATCGACCTGCCCGGACGGGCGCTTTGCTATGATTGCGAAAAGACGGTGGAGATTGCGGATCGTCTGGCGCCTTGCCCGCTTTGCGGCGGTGGGCGGCTGATGCCGGATGGCGGAGACGAGATGCGGATCAAGGATATGGAGGTGGCGTGA
- a CDS encoding hydrogenase expression/formation protein: MANFHLPPQGFGPGSQGTGEELDFMPLPSGMRTYSAHVPEVEPGAVPRAALDLIEAIAGACDLTAVDGQPRSVDVGFLAPDARALLAETLGQGEVAMKLRGVPAVAVQESVFAGVWVLAGEGVDRIEIAPCPALAVSRAHVPHRPALGADAFRGAQVVNAPALLVELEDRSRGWHPGAEVHVINLSLLPHTEEDLLWLAEATGEGAVTVLSRGYGNCRVTATALAHVWRVQFYNSMDTLILDTYEVTEMPEVVIAATEDLTDSADRIREVLEAIR, translated from the coding sequence ATGGCGAACTTTCACCTTCCGCCGCAAGGCTTTGGTCCCGGGTCGCAGGGCACCGGAGAAGAGCTCGACTTCATGCCGCTGCCATCGGGCATGCGCACCTACTCGGCGCATGTGCCAGAGGTGGAACCCGGCGCGGTCCCTCGTGCTGCGCTTGATCTGATCGAGGCCATTGCTGGCGCCTGCGACCTGACGGCGGTGGATGGTCAACCACGTTCGGTCGATGTGGGCTTTCTTGCGCCTGATGCGCGGGCCTTGCTGGCCGAAACGCTGGGTCAGGGTGAGGTGGCGATGAAGCTGCGTGGCGTCCCTGCGGTGGCGGTTCAGGAGTCGGTCTTCGCCGGGGTCTGGGTTCTGGCCGGCGAAGGGGTCGACCGTATCGAAATCGCGCCTTGCCCGGCCCTGGCGGTATCGCGAGCGCATGTTCCGCACCGTCCCGCGCTGGGGGCCGATGCCTTTCGTGGCGCACAGGTGGTGAATGCACCCGCCCTTCTGGTAGAGCTAGAGGATAGGTCCCGCGGCTGGCATCCGGGGGCCGAGGTGCATGTCATCAACCTTTCGCTCTTGCCCCATACGGAAGAGGATCTTCTTTGGCTGGCCGAAGCCACAGGTGAAGGCGCGGTGACAGTTCTTTCACGCGGTTACGGCAATTGCCGTGTGACGGCCACGGCGCTGGCCCATGTCTGGCGGGTGCAGTTCTACAATTCCATGGATACCCTGATCCTTGACACCTACGAGGTCACGGAAATGCCTGAAGTCGTCATTGCCGCGACCGAGGATCTGACCGACAGCGCGGACCGCATTCGCGAAGTGCTGGAGGCGATCAGATGA
- a CDS encoding hydrogenase accessory protein: MHPLLNRLVTELGWPHLQTMDEVEAFLARPGAHCLLIPGDPARNLETADAAVVLPELRMVFQGAFDCALVGDAIEAQLRETHGVLKTPGFLFFRNGRMQGAIAKIRDWDDYMARVPAILGLAETGV; encoded by the coding sequence ATGCATCCCCTTTTGAACCGATTGGTCACCGAACTGGGCTGGCCCCATCTTCAGACGATGGACGAGGTTGAGGCGTTTCTCGCCCGCCCCGGCGCACATTGCCTGCTGATCCCCGGCGATCCGGCACGCAACCTTGAAACCGCCGATGCGGCGGTGGTGCTGCCGGAACTGCGCATGGTGTTTCAAGGCGCCTTCGACTGCGCACTCGTTGGCGATGCGATCGAGGCCCAGCTGCGCGAGACACATGGCGTGCTGAAGACCCCCGGATTCCTCTTTTTCCGCAACGGGCGGATGCAGGGGGCCATCGCAAAGATCAGGGACTGGGACGATTACATGGCGCGAGTCCCCGCCATCCTTGGCTTGGCCGAAACAGGAGTGTGA
- a CDS encoding sigma-54-dependent transcriptional regulator: MADTPAPPRPTILLVDDEPHSLQAMRMALEDEFECLTAGNAEQALGVMEEEWIQVVICDQRMPGRTGVEFLAELRERWPETIRVIVTGYTDPAAMAQAINDAGIHQFLTKPWHPDQLTMAVRNGTRLFSLARDNERMALEMRFLAQTVQAKLEKRRGALREGYGFETILRSPTSPMNAVVAQARLYATFDVPVLLTGEPGTGKSRLAKSMHFASLRSDKPYLSLNLAGMPDDLALLELFGAKRGMLPGGVAKIGLVQKADRGTLFLGGIETASPALQLALHRLMEEGTFSPIGGQEVLTSGLRLIVGSGADLAVRVAEGAFRPDLYYALAVAELALPPLRARRGDVAVMAQHYLGELSAQHGKASHGFEAAALTFLENYDWPGNLRELRNEVTRMLICATDNVLGADLISRHILQAAPGEGGADREAQVALMDGSLKDRVELIEMRILRETLTRHRWNKSRAAAELGLSRVGLRAKLERYGIADPVGRAVTEDEED, translated from the coding sequence ATGGCCGACACACCCGCGCCTCCGCGCCCGACGATCCTTCTGGTCGATGACGAGCCGCATTCCCTGCAAGCCATGCGTATGGCGCTGGAGGATGAATTCGAATGCCTGACGGCAGGCAATGCCGAACAGGCCCTCGGCGTGATGGAGGAAGAGTGGATTCAGGTCGTGATCTGCGACCAGCGGATGCCGGGGCGGACGGGCGTGGAGTTTCTGGCCGAACTGCGCGAACGCTGGCCTGAAACGATCCGCGTGATCGTCACGGGTTACACCGATCCCGCCGCGATGGCACAGGCGATCAATGACGCAGGCATCCATCAGTTCCTGACCAAGCCGTGGCATCCCGATCAATTGACGATGGCCGTGCGCAACGGCACGCGGCTGTTTTCTCTGGCGCGGGATAATGAACGCATGGCGCTTGAGATGCGGTTTCTGGCGCAGACAGTGCAGGCCAAGCTGGAAAAGCGCCGTGGTGCCCTGCGCGAAGGCTATGGGTTCGAGACGATCCTGCGGTCACCCACAAGCCCGATGAATGCAGTGGTCGCGCAGGCACGCCTTTACGCCACCTTTGATGTTCCGGTCCTGCTGACCGGAGAACCGGGGACGGGCAAGTCACGTCTGGCGAAATCGATGCATTTCGCCTCGCTCCGGTCTGACAAGCCCTACCTTTCATTGAACCTCGCCGGGATGCCTGACGATCTTGCCCTGCTAGAGTTGTTCGGGGCGAAACGCGGGATGTTGCCCGGTGGCGTGGCCAAGATCGGCCTCGTGCAAAAGGCTGATCGCGGTACGCTTTTCTTGGGCGGGATTGAGACGGCCTCGCCCGCCCTGCAACTTGCGCTGCATCGGTTGATGGAAGAGGGCACCTTTTCCCCCATCGGCGGGCAAGAAGTGCTGACCTCTGGCCTGCGTCTCATCGTCGGCTCAGGGGCCGATCTGGCGGTGCGTGTGGCAGAGGGTGCCTTCCGACCGGACCTTTACTATGCGCTGGCCGTCGCAGAACTTGCATTGCCGCCCTTGCGCGCAAGGCGGGGCGATGTGGCGGTTATGGCCCAGCATTATCTGGGTGAACTGTCCGCCCAGCATGGCAAGGCCAGCCACGGGTTCGAGGCGGCAGCACTGACCTTCCTTGAAAACTACGACTGGCCCGGCAACCTGCGCGAATTGCGCAACGAGGTGACGCGCATGCTGATTTGCGCGACCGACAACGTGCTGGGGGCGGACCTGATTTCGCGCCACATCCTGCAAGCGGCACCCGGCGAGGGTGGCGCCGACCGCGAAGCGCAGGTGGCCCTGATGGATGGTAGCCTGAAAGACCGCGTTGAGCTGATCGAAATGCGCATCCTGCGCGAAACCCTGACCCGCCACCGCTGGAACAAAAGCCGGGCCGCGGCAGAGCTCGGCCTGTCTCGCGTCGGCCTGCGGGCGAAACTGGAACGCTATGGTATCGCCGATCCGGTGGGTCGCGCCGTGACCGAAGATGAGGAGGACTAG
- a CDS encoding HyaD/HybD family hydrogenase maturation endopeptidase, whose protein sequence is MKVLILGIGNVLWADEGFGVRCVESMADRYALPDTVKLMDGGTQGLYLLPFLEEADALLVFDAIDYGLPAGTLRLIRDDQVPAFMGAKKMSLHQTGFQDVIATATLMGHCPPRMVLIGCQPVELEDYGGGLRPAVAARIPEALQIAVGVLREWGIDAVAGRSTATDLADASIRQSAYEDGRPTESEACRIGDARFLPQAV, encoded by the coding sequence ATGAAGGTGTTGATCCTTGGGATCGGCAATGTGTTGTGGGCGGATGAAGGCTTTGGCGTGCGCTGCGTCGAGTCGATGGCGGATCGCTATGCGCTGCCTGATACCGTCAAGCTGATGGATGGGGGAACGCAGGGCCTCTACCTGCTGCCCTTTCTGGAAGAGGCCGATGCGCTTCTGGTTTTCGATGCCATTGATTACGGGCTGCCTGCGGGCACGCTGCGCCTGATCCGCGACGATCAGGTGCCGGCATTCATGGGTGCGAAGAAGATGTCGCTGCACCAGACCGGTTTTCAGGACGTGATCGCAACCGCCACGCTGATGGGCCATTGCCCGCCCCGCATGGTTCTGATCGGCTGCCAACCCGTGGAGTTGGAAGATTACGGCGGCGGCCTGCGCCCCGCAGTTGCGGCGCGTATTCCCGAAGCCTTGCAGATCGCGGTGGGCGTCCTGCGCGAATGGGGGATCGACGCTGTCGCAGGCCGCTCGACGGCGACCGATCTTGCAGATGCTTCAATCCGTCAGTCCGCCTATGAAGACGGCCGCCCGACCGAAAGCGAAGCCTGCCGCATCGGTGACGCCCGTTTCCTGCCGCAGGCGGTGTGA
- a CDS encoding HupE/UreJ family protein: protein MRKLALSTVATLLAGPALAHTGHGAADGFLHGLGHPVFGMDHLLAMVTVGLWSGFVLPQRFWAGAMAFMGAMVLGAALSWYGFALLGVETLITSSVVVFGLLTLLTRRGQGAGMTTASLAAIAAFALAHGHAHATEATGQALAYLAGFLSSTAALHLAGIALARSVAEGRFASLVQRVLGGGVAMGGLLLAFG, encoded by the coding sequence ATGAGGAAACTTGCACTTTCGACGGTGGCGACCCTGCTGGCAGGTCCGGCGCTGGCGCATACAGGCCATGGCGCTGCGGATGGCTTCTTGCATGGCTTGGGGCACCCGGTCTTTGGCATGGATCACCTTCTGGCTATGGTGACGGTGGGCCTGTGGTCGGGCTTCGTGCTGCCGCAGCGGTTCTGGGCGGGGGCGATGGCCTTCATGGGGGCGATGGTTCTTGGGGCGGCCTTGTCTTGGTATGGCTTTGCCTTGCTGGGGGTGGAGACGCTTATCACATCCTCGGTGGTGGTGTTCGGTCTGCTGACGCTGCTGACCCGGCGTGGGCAGGGGGCGGGTATGACCACCGCTTCTCTGGCTGCCATCGCGGCCTTTGCGCTGGCCCATGGCCATGCCCATGCGACCGAGGCGACGGGGCAGGCGCTGGCCTATCTTGCGGGCTTCCTGAGTTCGACCGCCGCTCTTCATCTGGCGGGGATCGCTTTGGCGCGGTCGGTGGCAGAGGGGCGCTTTGCCTCGCTTGTGCAGCGCGTGCTTGGGGGCGGGGTCGCCATGGGTGGCCTTCTGCTCGCCTTCGGCTAA
- the hybE gene encoding [NiFe]-hydrogenase assembly chaperone HybE produces the protein MTVGFEGSYLGASDKISPLAIMECKICWTPYDPADGDDTRQVLPGTPFLALPEDWSCPGCSAPKAQFLVREDPGAESARLAAQMAEATRRLVSDFAEVFHSKMRDVPLVNHALHVEAVGFVPHEEGFLGVLVAPWFMNLILLPKEGRPALRAGEKEVLRFASGDYEFLHNARPETGPYLACSLFSPMSDFTSQLQAVEVARAVMTELFKAENRAETDRAAEIRASREAEIAGVDLEDGEEATALQPTRRALLTGGLSGGAEA, from the coding sequence ATGACCGTGGGCTTCGAAGGCAGCTATCTGGGCGCGTCCGACAAGATCAGCCCCCTTGCCATTATGGAATGCAAAATCTGCTGGACGCCCTATGATCCGGCCGACGGCGATGACACGCGGCAGGTTTTGCCGGGGACACCTTTCCTTGCCTTGCCCGAAGATTGGTCCTGTCCCGGCTGTTCGGCTCCAAAGGCCCAATTCCTTGTTCGCGAAGACCCGGGTGCCGAAAGTGCGCGACTGGCGGCTCAGATGGCCGAGGCTACGCGGCGGTTAGTGTCAGATTTCGCAGAAGTGTTCCATTCCAAGATGCGCGATGTGCCCTTGGTCAATCATGCCCTTCATGTGGAAGCGGTGGGATTCGTGCCGCATGAGGAAGGCTTTCTCGGCGTCCTTGTCGCGCCATGGTTTATGAACCTGATCCTGCTGCCGAAAGAGGGCCGTCCAGCCCTGCGCGCCGGCGAGAAAGAGGTGCTGCGCTTTGCCTCTGGCGATTACGAGTTCCTGCATAATGCAAGGCCAGAAACCGGACCCTATCTGGCCTGTTCGCTGTTTTCGCCCATGTCTGATTTCACCAGCCAGTTACAGGCGGTTGAGGTGGCACGCGCCGTGATGACCGAACTGTTCAAGGCCGAGAACCGCGCCGAGACCGACAGGGCCGCCGAAATCCGCGCCTCACGTGAGGCAGAAATTGCCGGTGTAGATCTCGAGGACGGGGAAGAGGCAACAGCCTTGCAACCGACACGGCGCGCCCTTCTGACAGGCGGGCTGTCCGGCGGGGCGGAGGCATGA
- a CDS encoding HupK protein — MVQVLTLSPATDGYRVIRPAALPLGALVLGHPVDEVAKMLPRLFNLCRVAQETAVRLSLRLTTSRDRDALAAEVLRDHLLRLSVILPPMLGLPVRGIAGDPLLVLFGQGRGLPVDLIGLRAWLAAGEGAAPLVSKVAQAFGPGEAAVDLPYVDAATALSVVAVENSAAGRQAAHPLLRSIAARQGRGPLWRLLGMLADAEAAVAGRLPQPTIADGVARVAAARGSYALRLGQVGGMVTRIDRVTPTDHLLAPGGALECALTTLPVAKRHLAPVVAALHDPCMAVKVEGMRHA, encoded by the coding sequence ATGGTGCAGGTTCTGACCCTTTCTCCGGCGACAGATGGCTATCGGGTGATCCGACCTGCCGCTCTGCCACTTGGAGCTTTGGTTCTGGGTCATCCGGTGGACGAAGTGGCGAAGATGCTGCCACGGCTGTTCAACCTATGCCGCGTTGCGCAGGAAACGGCTGTCAGGCTTTCTTTGCGACTGACGACGTCGCGGGACAGGGATGCATTGGCCGCCGAAGTCCTGCGCGATCATTTGCTTCGCCTGTCGGTCATTCTGCCCCCAATGCTGGGCTTGCCGGTTCGGGGCATTGCGGGCGATCCCTTGTTGGTGCTTTTCGGTCAAGGGCGAGGGCTGCCTGTTGACTTGATCGGCCTGCGTGCCTGGTTGGCGGCGGGTGAAGGTGCGGCACCTCTTGTGTCAAAAGTGGCACAGGCCTTTGGTCCCGGTGAGGCGGCGGTTGACCTACCTTATGTCGATGCAGCGACGGCCCTTTCGGTGGTGGCGGTAGAAAATTCGGCCGCGGGACGGCAGGCCGCGCATCCTTTGCTGCGGTCCATCGCGGCGCGGCAGGGGCGTGGCCCCTTGTGGCGTCTGCTTGGCATGCTGGCCGATGCCGAGGCGGCGGTGGCGGGTCGCCTGCCCCAACCCACGATCGCCGATGGCGTGGCGCGGGTGGCGGCCGCGCGGGGGTCCTATGCGCTGCGCCTTGGCCAAGTGGGCGGGATGGTCACGCGGATTGACCGCGTGACGCCGACCGATCACCTCTTGGCACCGGGGGGTGCCTTGGAATGCGCCCTGACAACCCTGCCCGTGGCGAAGCGGCATCTTGCGCCAGTGGTTGCCGCGCTGCACGATCCCTGTATGGCGGTGAAGGTGGAGGGCATGCGCCATGCATGA